From a region of the Pukyongiella litopenaei genome:
- a CDS encoding LysE family translocator, protein MTIAAVDLVLYAGALLILFLTPGPVWLALIARTLSGGFAAAWPLALGVAVGDMVWPLLAVLGLAWLVAEVDGFMTLLRYGACAVFLLIGWQVIRRAGAPIDENRSLTRPGIGAGFAAGIAAILGNPKAILFYMGVLPGFFDLTAVSVPDIAAITLLSLAVPLAGNLALAAFVGKARQLVTRPGTLRRVNLVSGWLLVAVGLVIPFT, encoded by the coding sequence ATGACCATCGCGGCGGTCGACCTGGTGCTCTATGCGGGTGCGTTGCTGATCCTGTTCCTGACGCCCGGCCCGGTCTGGCTGGCGCTGATCGCACGCACGCTGTCGGGCGGGTTCGCCGCCGCCTGGCCGCTGGCGCTGGGGGTTGCGGTGGGCGACATGGTTTGGCCCTTGCTCGCCGTGCTCGGGCTCGCCTGGCTGGTGGCCGAAGTCGACGGGTTCATGACGCTGCTGCGCTATGGCGCCTGCGCGGTGTTCCTGCTGATCGGCTGGCAGGTGATCCGCCGTGCCGGCGCACCGATCGACGAGAACCGCAGCCTGACCCGCCCCGGCATCGGCGCCGGGTTTGCCGCCGGCATCGCCGCGATCCTGGGCAATCCCAAGGCGATCCTGTTCTACATGGGCGTGCTGCCGGGGTTCTTCGACCTGACCGCCGTGTCCGTCCCGGATATCGCCGCGATCACCCTGCTGTCGCTGGCCGTGCCGCTGGCCGGCAACCTTGCCCTGGCCGCCTTCGTGGGCAAGGCCAGGCAGCTGGTGACCCGCCCCGGCACGCTGCGGCGGGTCAATCTCGTGTCCGGCTGGCTGCTGGTGGCGGTGGGGCTGGTGATCCCCTTCACCTGA
- the gyrB gene encoding DNA topoisomerase (ATP-hydrolyzing) subunit B — translation MSDETAARDDYGADSIKVLKGLEAVRKRPGMYIGDTDDGSGLHHMVYEVVDNGIDEALAGHADAVTVKIHPDSSVSVADNGRGIPVDIHAEEGVSAAEVIMTQLHAGGKFDSNSYKVSGGLHGVGVSVVNALSVWLELRIWRDGKEHYARFENGETAEHLRVVGEAGDRTGTEVRFLASTETFSNLDYSFEVLERRLRELAFLNSGVRIILIDERPAEPLRTELFYEGGVREFVRYLDRNKHSVMQDPIFITGERDDIGIEVAMWWNDSFHETVLPFTNNIPQRDGGTHMAGLRGALTRTINNYAQSSGIAKKEKVSFTGDDAREGLTCVLSVKVPDPKFSSQTKDKLVSSEVRPAVEGLVNEKLAEWFEENPNEAKIIVGKIIEAALAREAARKARELTRRKTAMDVNFLAGKLKDCSEKDATKTELFLVEGDSAGGSAQTGRDRSIQAILPLKGKILNVERARFDRMLSSQEIGNLVMALGTGIGRDEFDISKLRYHKIVIMTDADVDGAHIRTLLLTFFYRQMPELIEMGHLYIAQPPLYKVSRGKSGTYLKDQAEMDNYLIEQGVEGALLRLGSGEEIAGADLARVVEEARQLKRVLDAFPTHYPHHILEQAAVAGAFVPGAVDADLQGVADRVAARLDQIALEYERGWQGRITQDHGIRLARILRGVEEVRTLDGPMLRSGEARKTGSFTKSLQEIYGTTASLVRRDRAQAIHGPLGLLRAILDEGEKGLTLQRYKGLGEMNPDQLWETTLDPDARTLLQVKVDDMVEADNLFTKLMGDVVEPRREFIQQNALSVENLDF, via the coding sequence ATGTCGGACGAGACTGCCGCGCGCGACGATTATGGCGCGGATTCGATCAAGGTTCTCAAGGGGTTGGAAGCTGTCCGCAAGCGCCCCGGCATGTATATCGGGGACACGGATGACGGGTCGGGCCTGCACCATATGGTGTATGAGGTCGTCGACAACGGCATCGACGAGGCACTGGCCGGTCACGCCGACGCTGTGACGGTGAAAATCCACCCCGACAGCAGCGTATCGGTGGCCGATAACGGCCGCGGCATCCCCGTGGACATCCATGCCGAGGAAGGCGTTTCGGCAGCCGAAGTGATCATGACCCAGCTGCATGCGGGCGGCAAGTTCGACAGCAACTCCTACAAGGTGTCGGGCGGGCTGCACGGGGTCGGGGTCTCGGTGGTGAACGCGCTGTCGGTCTGGCTGGAACTGCGGATCTGGCGCGACGGCAAGGAACATTACGCGCGGTTCGAAAACGGCGAGACCGCCGAACACCTGCGCGTGGTGGGCGAAGCGGGCGACCGCACCGGGACCGAGGTGCGGTTCCTCGCCTCGACCGAGACATTCTCCAACCTGGACTATTCCTTCGAGGTGCTGGAGCGCCGGTTGCGCGAACTGGCGTTTCTGAATTCCGGCGTGCGCATCATCCTGATCGACGAACGCCCCGCCGAGCCACTGCGCACCGAACTGTTCTACGAAGGCGGCGTGCGCGAATTCGTCCGATACCTGGACCGCAACAAGCATTCGGTGATGCAGGACCCGATCTTCATCACCGGCGAGCGCGACGATATCGGGATCGAGGTGGCGATGTGGTGGAACGACAGTTTCCACGAAACCGTCCTGCCCTTTACCAACAACATTCCGCAGCGCGACGGCGGCACCCATATGGCCGGGCTGCGCGGCGCGCTGACCCGGACCATCAACAACTATGCGCAGTCCAGCGGGATCGCGAAAAAGGAAAAGGTCAGCTTTACCGGCGACGACGCCCGCGAGGGCCTGACCTGCGTGCTGTCTGTCAAGGTGCCTGACCCGAAATTCAGTTCGCAGACCAAGGACAAGCTGGTATCGTCCGAGGTTCGCCCGGCCGTCGAAGGGCTGGTGAACGAAAAACTGGCCGAATGGTTCGAGGAAAACCCGAACGAGGCGAAAATCATCGTCGGCAAGATCATCGAGGCGGCGCTGGCACGCGAAGCGGCGCGCAAGGCCCGCGAACTGACCCGGCGCAAGACCGCGATGGACGTGAATTTCCTCGCGGGCAAGCTCAAGGATTGTTCCGAGAAGGACGCCACCAAGACCGAGTTGTTCCTGGTCGAAGGCGACAGCGCCGGCGGCTCGGCCCAGACCGGGCGCGACCGCAGCATCCAGGCCATCCTGCCGCTGAAGGGCAAGATCCTGAACGTGGAACGCGCCCGGTTCGACCGGATGCTGTCCAGCCAGGAGATCGGCAACCTGGTGATGGCGCTGGGCACCGGCATCGGGCGGGATGAATTCGACATCTCGAAACTGCGCTACCACAAGATCGTCATCATGACGGATGCCGACGTGGACGGGGCGCATATCCGCACGCTGCTGCTGACGTTCTTCTACCGGCAGATGCCCGAACTGATCGAGATGGGGCATCTCTATATCGCGCAGCCGCCGCTCTACAAGGTCAGCCGCGGCAAGTCCGGGACCTATCTCAAGGACCAGGCCGAGATGGACAACTACCTGATCGAACAGGGTGTCGAGGGCGCGCTGCTGCGGCTGGGATCGGGCGAAGAGATCGCCGGCGCCGATCTGGCCCGCGTGGTCGAGGAGGCCCGGCAGCTCAAACGCGTTCTCGATGCCTTCCCGACCCATTACCCGCATCATATCCTTGAACAGGCGGCCGTTGCCGGGGCGTTCGTGCCCGGCGCGGTCGATGCCGATCTTCAGGGCGTCGCCGACCGGGTGGCCGCGCGGCTCGACCAGATCGCGCTGGAATATGAACGCGGCTGGCAGGGGCGGATCACTCAGGATCACGGTATCCGGCTGGCGCGTATCCTGCGCGGCGTCGAAGAGGTGCGCACGCTGGACGGGCCGATGCTGCGGTCGGGCGAGGCGCGCAAGACCGGCAGCTTTACCAAGAGCCTGCAGGAAATCTATGGCACCACGGCATCGCTGGTCCGGCGCGACCGGGCACAGGCGATCCATGGCCCGCTGGGGCTGTTGCGCGCGATTCTGGACGAGGGCGAAAAGGGCCTGACCCTGCAACGCTACAAGGGGCTGGGCGAGATGAACCCCGACCAGCTGTGGGAAACCACGCTGGACCCGGACGCGCGCACGCTGCTGCAGGTCAAGGTCGATGACATGGTCGAAGCCGACAATCTGTTCACCAAGCTGATGGGCGACGTGGTCGAACCCCGCCGCGAGTTCATCCAGCAGAACGCCCTGAGCGTGGAGAATCTCGATTTCTGA
- a CDS encoding glycosyltransferase family 2 protein, protein MLDAVVTGDGDVALYFTHDTLFDAIKPGEGVTVRNAVSVGNAPLFVVHAGGGDTLPMVFGGVGVELHPSAPEPDLMNGRNVGLTTRNGEPAESVLDWLQWHATHHGMNGAVILNRSKPGTDLRLAEDLSEGIRARGIDCHVILVDVDHPLGRRDRPAESHPFCVPGAPGKDRMTVPPPAPWESPLADVLYYQWARARFLGAARAVMNVEIHDLVLPHEAGCVFDRAVASETGYLQLLGRHCFPWRVRKGDKPHFADHGCIQFDASGVTRRWCVVPSRLPPGSILRPNRVGGAMHAPDTHHAFFRFMGLRHPTDSVSTIVPKTSLIEHPPLLRLIEGHFDHKPVRMPSENVTRAKNGRRAILTTMKNEGPFILEWIAYHRAIGFDDFLIYTNDCDDGTVELLDLLQDRGIVQRRDNPFQQLGLKPQHAALQDGQDLPVMRDAEWCICMDVDEYVNIKCGDGTLDALFGELGDVNMISCTWRLFGNADRHEFKDGFVVEQFCRSAREFANKPHQAWGFKTLYKNVGLFRKMGVHRPKGLKSQLWEQVRWVNGSGKPLPKAMYRNAWRSTSSTYGYDLVQLNHYAVRSAESFLVKRDRGRVNHVNREQGLAYWFRMNNNAVDETSILKRLPMLRAEYDRLMSDPEIRAAHEHCVARHRDKIDELRATPKYARFYEDLTGPRMEKLSKMHRHFGAAVFMQGPDSVPDEVVARDPDAEFFFTVDEKKHGPEGA, encoded by the coding sequence ATGCTTGACGCCGTGGTGACGGGCGATGGTGACGTGGCGCTCTACTTCACCCACGATACGCTGTTCGATGCGATCAAACCGGGCGAGGGCGTGACAGTCCGGAACGCGGTGTCCGTGGGCAATGCACCGCTGTTTGTCGTGCATGCCGGTGGCGGCGATACGTTGCCGATGGTCTTTGGCGGGGTCGGTGTCGAATTGCACCCGTCAGCCCCCGAACCGGACCTGATGAACGGGCGCAATGTCGGGTTGACCACGCGCAACGGCGAGCCGGCCGAGTCGGTGCTGGACTGGCTGCAATGGCATGCCACGCATCACGGCATGAACGGCGCGGTCATCCTGAACCGGTCGAAACCGGGAACCGATCTGCGCCTTGCCGAGGATCTGTCCGAGGGGATCAGGGCACGGGGGATCGACTGTCATGTGATCCTTGTCGACGTGGATCATCCGCTGGGGCGGCGTGACAGGCCGGCTGAATCGCATCCGTTCTGCGTGCCCGGAGCCCCCGGCAAGGATCGCATGACCGTGCCGCCGCCGGCCCCGTGGGAATCACCCCTTGCCGATGTCCTATACTACCAATGGGCGAGAGCGCGGTTTCTCGGCGCTGCCCGCGCGGTGATGAATGTCGAGATACACGACCTGGTCCTGCCGCATGAGGCAGGGTGCGTGTTCGATCGGGCGGTTGCCAGCGAAACCGGGTATCTGCAGCTGCTGGGGCGGCATTGTTTTCCGTGGCGCGTGCGCAAGGGCGACAAGCCGCATTTTGCCGATCATGGCTGTATCCAGTTCGATGCCAGCGGCGTCACGCGCCGCTGGTGCGTCGTGCCGTCCAGGCTACCGCCGGGATCGATTCTGCGCCCGAATCGGGTCGGGGGTGCGATGCACGCGCCCGACACCCACCATGCCTTTTTCCGGTTCATGGGACTGCGCCACCCGACCGATTCGGTATCGACCATCGTTCCCAAGACATCGCTGATCGAACACCCGCCCCTGCTGCGGCTGATCGAGGGGCATTTTGATCACAAACCCGTCCGCATGCCATCTGAAAATGTGACCAGGGCCAAGAACGGGCGCCGTGCGATCCTCACCACGATGAAGAACGAGGGGCCTTTCATTCTCGAATGGATCGCCTATCACCGCGCCATCGGGTTCGACGATTTCCTGATCTATACCAATGACTGCGACGACGGGACGGTCGAACTGCTCGATCTGTTGCAGGACCGCGGCATCGTGCAGCGCCGCGACAACCCGTTTCAGCAACTCGGGCTGAAGCCGCAACATGCCGCGCTGCAGGACGGGCAGGATCTGCCGGTCATGCGCGACGCCGAATGGTGCATCTGCATGGACGTTGACGAATACGTCAACATCAAATGCGGCGACGGCACGCTGGATGCCCTGTTCGGGGAACTTGGCGACGTGAACATGATTTCCTGCACCTGGCGCCTGTTCGGCAATGCCGATAGGCATGAATTCAAGGATGGATTCGTCGTCGAGCAGTTCTGCCGCAGCGCCCGTGAATTTGCCAACAAGCCGCACCAGGCCTGGGGCTTCAAGACCCTCTACAAGAATGTCGGCCTGTTCAGGAAGATGGGCGTGCACCGCCCCAAGGGGCTGAAATCCCAATTGTGGGAACAGGTCCGCTGGGTCAACGGATCGGGCAAGCCGCTGCCCAAGGCCATGTATCGCAACGCCTGGCGGTCGACATCGTCCACCTATGGCTATGACCTCGTGCAGCTCAATCACTACGCCGTGCGCTCGGCCGAGAGTTTCCTGGTCAAACGCGATCGTGGCCGGGTGAACCATGTCAATCGCGAACAGGGGCTGGCCTACTGGTTCCGGATGAACAACAACGCGGTCGATGAAACCTCGATCCTGAAACGCCTGCCGATGCTCAGGGCCGAATATGACCGGTTGATGAGCGACCCCGAGATCCGCGCCGCGCATGAGCATTGCGTCGCCCGGCATCGCGACAAGATCGACGAATTGAGGGCGACGCCCAAATACGCCCGCTTCTACGAGGACCTGACCGGGCCACGGATGGAAAAGCTGTCAAAGATGCACCGCCATTTCGGCGCCGCGGTGTTCATGCAGGGGCCGGATTCGGTGCCCGACGAGGTGGTCGCCCGCGATCCGGATGCCGAGTTCTTTTTCACCGTGGACGAAAAGAAACACGGCCCCGAAGGTGCTTAG
- the msrQ gene encoding protein-methionine-sulfoxide reductase heme-binding subunit MsrQ, with the protein MFADRINRALRRLPAWPVYLLALAHVIWLIWLGATGGLGIEPIEALEHALGLTGLKLMIAALAVTPLRRFAGINLLRFRRALGLTTFFYVTVHLLVWLVLDIGDPAAIWADIVKRPYITVGMAGFVLLVPLAITSNDWSVRRLGPGWRRLQRLSYPAALLGASHYVMLSKGFQLQPMAYLAAVLALLALRLPWKRWRREIPTA; encoded by the coding sequence ATGTTCGCCGATCGGATCAACCGCGCCCTGAGGCGGCTGCCGGCCTGGCCGGTCTACCTGCTGGCGCTGGCGCATGTGATATGGCTGATCTGGCTGGGCGCGACCGGCGGCCTGGGGATCGAACCGATCGAGGCGCTGGAACATGCGCTGGGGCTGACCGGGCTGAAACTGATGATCGCGGCGCTGGCGGTCACGCCGCTGCGCCGGTTCGCCGGGATCAACCTGCTGAGGTTTCGCCGCGCGCTCGGCCTGACGACGTTCTTCTATGTCACGGTTCATCTGCTGGTGTGGCTGGTTCTCGATATCGGCGATCCGGCGGCGATCTGGGCCGATATCGTCAAGCGCCCATATATCACGGTGGGGATGGCGGGGTTCGTTCTGCTGGTCCCGCTGGCGATCACGTCGAACGACTGGTCGGTGCGCCGGCTCGGGCCGGGCTGGCGCCGGTTGCAACGCCTGTCCTATCCGGCGGCCCTGCTGGGGGCCTCGCACTATGTGATGCTGTCGAAAGGTTTTCAGCTGCAGCCGATGGCCTATCTGGCCGCGGTTCTGGCGCTGTTGGCCCTGCGGCTGCCCTGGAAACGGTGGCGGCGCGAGATTCCCACCGCCTGA
- the msrP gene encoding protein-methionine-sulfoxide reductase catalytic subunit MsrP: MAHRWTNNLTRADVTPYGAYLNRRELMAGLAGLGLGLAGITASPARAETLEPNSWDDITSYNNFYEFGTRKDDPKANAGGMTTTPWSIRLDGMVDRPGTYDLAQILPQMMIEDRIYRLRCVEAWSMVVPWQGFELADLLDLAGVQDGARYVAFETLLRRDEMPGTRYPVLDWPYVEGLRLDEARHPLTIMATGIYGKPLPNQNGAPLRLVVPWKYGFKSIKSVVRITLTDSEPPTSWNKAAPGEYGFYSNVNPNVDHPRWSQKAERRIGGGLFAKKVPTLMFNGYEQDVAGLYDGMDLARHF, encoded by the coding sequence ATGGCACATCGCTGGACCAACAACCTGACACGGGCGGATGTCACGCCCTACGGGGCCTATCTGAACCGGCGGGAACTGATGGCCGGACTGGCGGGTCTGGGTTTGGGGCTGGCCGGGATCACCGCGTCCCCCGCGCGGGCAGAGACGCTCGAACCGAACAGCTGGGACGACATCACCAGCTACAACAATTTCTACGAATTCGGCACTCGCAAGGACGACCCCAAGGCCAATGCCGGCGGGATGACCACAACGCCCTGGTCGATCCGGCTGGACGGCATGGTGGATCGCCCCGGCACCTATGACCTGGCCCAAATCCTGCCGCAGATGATGATCGAGGACCGCATCTATCGCCTGCGCTGCGTCGAGGCCTGGTCGATGGTGGTGCCGTGGCAGGGGTTCGAACTGGCCGACCTGCTGGACCTTGCCGGGGTTCAGGACGGCGCGCGCTATGTCGCCTTTGAAACGCTGCTGCGCCGTGACGAGATGCCGGGCACCCGGTATCCGGTTCTCGACTGGCCCTATGTCGAGGGGCTGCGGCTGGACGAGGCCCGCCATCCGCTGACGATCATGGCCACCGGCATCTACGGTAAACCTCTGCCGAACCAGAACGGCGCGCCGCTGCGGCTGGTGGTGCCGTGGAAATACGGGTTCAAGTCGATCAAGTCGGTGGTGCGCATCACCCTGACCGACAGCGAACCGCCGACATCGTGGAACAAGGCGGCCCCGGGCGAATACGGGTTCTACAGCAACGTGAACCCGAACGTCGATCATCCGCGCTGGAGCCAGAAGGCGGAACGGCGCATCGGTGGCGGGCTGTTTGCCAAGAAAGTTCCGACGCTGATGTTCAATGGCTACGAACAGGACGTGGCCGGGCTCTATGACGGCATGGACCTTGCCCGGCATTTCTGA